The following proteins are co-located in the Microcystis wesenbergii NRERC-220 genome:
- a CDS encoding ureidoglycolate lyase, which translates to MSNSITVIPLSAQLITAESFRPYGQLITPSHDGKLFDESDAQLHLKNGVPRFYIMRLQTRGRKFKRITRHSQCTQCLGSLGGQEWFLGVAPPSPHPQPDLEKLKVFRIPGDCFIKLEVGTWHAGPLFDQPAINFYNLELSDTNIVDHFTYNFAQEQSIEFEIVD; encoded by the coding sequence ATGAGTAATTCGATTACCGTTATTCCCCTGTCAGCGCAACTAATTACCGCCGAGAGTTTCCGTCCCTACGGTCAATTAATAACCCCTAGCCATGACGGGAAACTGTTTGATGAAAGCGATGCACAACTGCATTTAAAAAACGGTGTGCCACGTTTTTATATTATGCGTTTACAGACTCGCGGACGTAAATTTAAGCGAATTACTCGTCATAGTCAATGTACCCAATGTCTCGGTTCTTTGGGGGGGCAAGAGTGGTTTTTAGGAGTGGCCCCCCCTAGTCCTCATCCTCAACCGGATTTAGAAAAATTAAAGGTTTTTCGCATCCCCGGGGACTGTTTTATTAAATTAGAGGTGGGAACTTGGCACGCTGGCCCACTTTTTGATCAACCAGCGATCAATTTTTATAATCTCGAATTGAGCGATACTAATATTGTCGATCATTTTACCTATAATTTTGCCCAAGAGCAGTCAATAGAATTTGAGATTGTTGATTGA
- a CDS encoding adenine phosphoribosyltransferase, which produces MDLKSLIRDIPDFPKPGIVFRDITTLLNHPQGLRYTIDTLTAKCRDYGLSPDYIVGMESRGFLFGVPLAYQLEAGFIPVRKPGKLPAAVHSIEYDLEYGSDSLEIHQDAVASHHKVLIVDDLIATGGTAKATADLLEKIGCEVLGFAFIIELIDLGGREKLPDLPIITLIDY; this is translated from the coding sequence AAATCATTGATTCGCGATATTCCCGACTTTCCCAAACCGGGTATTGTCTTCCGCGATATTACTACCCTACTCAATCATCCCCAAGGATTACGTTACACGATCGATACCCTAACGGCAAAGTGTCGCGATTACGGTTTATCCCCCGATTACATTGTCGGTATGGAATCCAGGGGTTTTCTCTTTGGTGTTCCTTTAGCATACCAATTAGAAGCGGGATTTATTCCCGTCCGGAAACCGGGCAAATTACCCGCCGCCGTGCATAGTATCGAGTATGATTTGGAATACGGAAGCGATAGCCTCGAAATTCATCAGGACGCGGTGGCATCCCATCATAAAGTCTTAATTGTCGATGATTTAATCGCGACGGGAGGGACGGCGAAAGCAACGGCTGATTTATTAGAAAAAATTGGTTGTGAGGTGTTAGGATTTGCCTTTATCATCGAGTTAATCGACCTCGGTGGTCGGGAAAAATTACCCGATTTACCGATTATTACCCTCATCGATTATTAG
- a CDS encoding ABC transporter permease, whose protein sequence is MTATDDNYKAATARSSANGLQSLLTSETFLYIVKRVLQGLLTLLLASALSFAIIQLTPGGFLALLDLNPKISQETKEQYIALFGLKDPPIVQYFKWLWQVVTQFNFGLSFTYFRPVSSLLLERIPATLLMSLTSIILTWGIAIPLGILSAVKQNQFIDKFFRVISYLGQGFPSFITALLLLILAQNVSPLLPVGDMTSINYSEYSPIGKVLDIAWHMILPTIALTVTSFAGLQRLMRGQLLDVLRQDYIQTARAKGLPENKVIYVHALRNAINPLITLLGFEFSSLLSGAFIAEFFFNWPGLGRLILQAVTAKDLYLVMGSLMMGATMLIIGNLLADLLLKAVDPRIKLEDLK, encoded by the coding sequence ATGACGGCGACTGATGATAATTATAAGGCTGCAACCGCTCGATCGAGTGCTAATGGGTTACAATCTCTCCTAACTAGCGAAACTTTTTTATATATTGTCAAGCGTGTTCTCCAGGGTTTATTAACTCTGTTGTTGGCCTCGGCTTTGAGTTTTGCTATTATCCAATTAACCCCCGGCGGGTTTCTGGCTTTGCTTGACCTGAATCCCAAGATTAGTCAGGAAACTAAAGAACAATATATTGCCCTTTTTGGTTTAAAAGATCCGCCGATTGTCCAGTATTTTAAATGGTTGTGGCAAGTGGTAACTCAGTTTAATTTTGGTCTGAGTTTTACCTATTTTCGTCCCGTGTCTTCCCTATTATTAGAGAGAATTCCAGCGACGTTATTAATGTCTTTGACTTCCATCATTTTAACCTGGGGGATTGCGATTCCCTTGGGCATTCTCAGCGCCGTCAAACAAAACCAATTTATCGATAAATTTTTCCGAGTTATCAGTTATCTTGGTCAAGGTTTCCCCAGTTTTATCACTGCCCTTTTACTGCTAATTCTCGCCCAGAATGTTTCGCCGCTTTTACCAGTGGGTGATATGACCAGTATTAACTATTCGGAATATTCCCCTATCGGTAAAGTTTTAGATATCGCTTGGCACATGATTTTACCAACTATTGCCCTGACAGTTACCAGTTTTGCCGGATTACAAAGATTGATGCGGGGACAATTATTAGATGTTCTGCGACAGGATTATATTCAAACTGCGAGGGCGAAAGGTTTACCGGAAAATAAAGTTATCTATGTCCACGCTTTACGCAATGCTATTAATCCCCTGATAACTCTTTTGGGCTTTGAATTTTCCAGTTTGTTAAGTGGGGCATTTATCGCCGAATTTTTCTTTAACTGGCCCGGATTAGGTCGTTTAATTCTGCAAGCTGTGACGGCTAAAGATTTGTATTTAGTTATGGGCAGTTTAATGATGGGTGCTACTATGTTGATTATCGGTAATCTTCTGGCTGATTTGCTTCTCAAAGCTGTAGATCCTAGAATTAAATTGGAGGATTTAAAGTAG
- a CDS encoding SDR family oxidoreductase, translating into MKTLLITGVSGFLGWHIYQKTRSSWASFGTYFNHNVNSNDPNLIKINLTDLAAVKELFQQIKPDAVIHGAAQSKPNLCQEFPQASEAINLTASLEIARLCSQYQIPLVFTSTDLVFDGKNAPYSENDPVSPVSVYGEQKVAAEKGILAIYPRAAICRMPLMFGSPSPSANSFLQPFLKTLQEGKELSLFTDEYRTAVGVNSAVNGLLLALEKVQGIIHLGGKERVSRYQFGLLMTAVFNIPREQIKPCLQSDVPMSAPRPQDVSLDSSLAFSLGYQPLSIKSELEAIRDEII; encoded by the coding sequence ATGAAAACGCTGTTAATCACTGGAGTTAGTGGGTTTTTAGGTTGGCATATTTACCAAAAAACTCGCTCATCTTGGGCAAGTTTTGGTACATATTTTAATCACAATGTCAATAGTAATGACCCGAATTTAATTAAAATTAACTTAACAGATTTAGCCGCAGTTAAAGAACTTTTTCAACAGATTAAACCCGACGCAGTAATTCATGGGGCTGCCCAATCAAAACCGAATCTCTGTCAAGAATTTCCCCAAGCATCCGAGGCAATTAATCTGACAGCTTCTCTAGAAATTGCCCGTTTATGTAGTCAATATCAAATACCGCTAGTTTTTACCTCTACCGATTTAGTTTTTGATGGTAAAAATGCCCCCTATTCCGAAAATGATCCCGTTTCTCCCGTCAGTGTCTATGGTGAGCAAAAAGTAGCGGCAGAAAAGGGTATTTTAGCAATATATCCTCGGGCTGCCATTTGTCGAATGCCTTTGATGTTTGGTTCCCCTTCTCCCAGCGCTAATAGTTTTCTGCAACCCTTTTTAAAAACCCTCCAAGAGGGAAAAGAACTATCTCTATTTACCGATGAATATCGTACAGCTGTTGGGGTTAATAGTGCGGTGAATGGGTTACTTTTAGCCCTAGAAAAAGTGCAAGGGATTATTCATCTGGGGGGTAAAGAAAGAGTTTCTCGTTATCAATTTGGTTTACTAATGACGGCAGTTTTTAATATTCCCAGAGAACAAATAAAACCCTGTTTACAGTCAGATGTTCCCATGAGTGCGCCCCGTCCCCAGGATGTTTCTCTTGATAGTTCTCTCGCTTTTTCTTTGGGTTATCAACCATTAAGTATTAAAAGCGAATTAGAGGCAATTAGAGATGAAATTATCTGA